The following coding sequences lie in one Oryctolagus cuniculus chromosome 7, mOryCun1.1, whole genome shotgun sequence genomic window:
- the CENPS gene encoding centromere protein S: MAEEEAEEQQRFSYQQRLRAAVHYTVAALCQEVASDKGMPFSKQSVAAVSEVTFRQCENFAKDLEMFARHARRSTINTEDVKLLARRSNSLLKYITEKSEEIAQFNTEQKAKKKKKLEEGNKTLEAAEVVESES; the protein is encoded by the exons ATGGCGGAGGAGGAGGCCGAGGAGCAGCAGCGGTTCTCTTACCAGCAG AGGCTGAGGGCAGCCGTTCACTACACCGTCGCTGCCCTCTGCCAGGAGGTGGCTTCAGACAAGGGGATGCCGTTCAGCAAGCAGAGCGTCGCGGCCGTCTCGGAGGTGACTTTCCGGCAGTGCG aaaattttgcCAAAGACCTTGAGATGTTTGCAAG ACATGCGAGAAGGAGCACAATTAACACTGAAGACGTGAAGCTCTTAGCCAGGAGGAGTAATTCACTG ctGAAATACATCACAGAGAAAAGTGAAGAGATTGCCCAGTTTAACACGGAGCAaaaggcaaagaagaaaaagaagttagAGGAGGGAAACAAGACGCTGGAGGCGGCCGAGGTGGTGGAGAGTGAGAGCTAG